AAAAGCGGGCTCTGCCCGCGCTGCGGCGTAGCCATGATGAAGAAGCCGGCGCCGGGCAACCCGAGGATCACCGTGGATACCTGCGCCCTGTGCGGCGGGCTCTGGCTGGACGCGGGCGAACTGGAGCAGGCGGCCGGCAAGGGCCTGCCTTTCGCGGAGCGGCTCAAAGCCGCCTTCGGCGGCGCCTAAGGGAAGAGTTCTCCCTGGCGCGGCGGCCGCGTCGCGGCCGGCTCGGGGGCGAGCCCCGCTAATATCTCCTCCGCGGCCCGGTCCAGGAGCTCCAGATATTTCCCGACATCGTACTCCAGCGGCCCGTCCATCAGCGCCACCGGCTTGGTCCGCCAATCCTTGACCTTGTCCTTGGCCGCCGTCATCACGTAGCGCACCGCCTCACCCGGATGCAGTTCTATTCCCGCCGCCGCCATCTGCTTGGCCGCCAAGGCCGGAAGGGTGTCGTGGACATACTCGGACGGCGCCTTGGACAGGTTGAAGGTGATGGCCAGCTCGTCCGCCGTCACCTGCCCATCTCTTATCCGCGAGCGATACCCCTCCACCGATTCCTGCAGGCGCGGCATCAACGCCCGGCACCCGGCCAGGTCCGGAGCCGCGGCCAACAGCGCCAGCAGGTCGCCCTGCATCGCCTTGATGAGCTTCGGCGTATCATGCCTGCGGCAAGCGATGCCCCGGATCTTCAGCTCCCCGTCCTGAAACGCCCCGAAATACCGGTTCGGCACCCCGGAGCGCGCATCCTGCTTCGACGGACAAAAACGGATCCACTTATAAACCCCATCCAAGGACAGCGGACAGTCCGCCTCCTTCTCGACGAGCAAACGAAGCTCTTCCAGATCCGTGCCCGGCGGGAACTGCACCCACAGACAGTCAACCAGAGCGTGCAGCATGCGCAGACCACGACCCTCCAGCACTTCCTTGGCCCGAAGCAGGACCTCCCGGCCCCAGGCGTTGACGCATTCGTGCGACTCGATCTTGCCGAAGCGCGCGTTCTTAAAGCCAAGGTAGCCGAAACAGCACACCAGACACCACTTATGCGCCGCTGCGCGAGCCTTGTAGACCGCCGCCCCCGGCCCCCCCGCCTTGGCCAAGACCTTGTAGCGCGCCCGCTTCTCCAAGATCGGCGCCAGCACCGCAGGCACCAGCCCCTGGCGCTTGCGGCAAAGATGGTGACCGATCTCAGGCACGATGTTATCCGTACAGCAGGAGCAGTTCACAGTCTCAGGGCTGATGTTGTGCGACACCATCATCTGCGGATACATCGAGGTGAAATCGTACTCAGCCACCCTCTCGTACCAGGCCGGCTCAGGCTCATAGACCAGACCCCCCTTGTCCGCCACCAGGAAATCGTCGGCCGAGCGGAAATCCTCGGCCTGGGCCTTGTCCATCGGGATGAGGACTCCCTTCTTCACCGCCCAGGCCATCTGCATCGAGGACAACGACGTGCCGATGGTGCAGCGCGCCGCGCGCTGGACCGGGATCTTGGCGATGCGGGCGATCTCGAAGAGGCCTTCCAAGCCCGTCTCGCGCAGCATGAAGCTGTTCTTATAGTCGAGGTGCCACCGGCCGAACAGATAGCGCGCTCCGCCCTGATAGATCGTCCTGCCGTAGGTGTAGAAGCTCCGTTCAGGACGGCCCGCCATGCCGCGGGAGGAGTCGCGGGACAGCGGCAGTTCCAGGCCCAGGTCCCGGGCTTGGGCGTCGAGCTGGGGTAAAAGGAAGCTGTCGCCCCAGTCCGTGGTGAGCACGTCCGGGTCGTACTGCTCGATGCGGCGGCGCAAAGACTCGAGCTGCTCTGAGAGCCCCCCCTCCAACTCGTAAGAGAGGCCTTCGACCTTGATGACCAGAGTGCCCCTGGGCTTGTGGTTCGGGTCCACCAAGCCCGCGCCCTCGGCAGCGGCCAGCGCCAGGTGCATGATGCGCAGAGGCGGCAGCTCATAGTCCACGGCCCATGGATCATCGCGCAGTTCCCAGGAGCGCAGTCTGCTGCCTTCCACCTCGAAGGCGCAGCGCGCCAATGGGAAGTGCCCGCGCTCGTAGTGATAAGCCTGGACCAGGTGGATGTCCGCGCTGAAAAGCGTCGCGCCCTGCTCGCGCAGCTGAGCCGCGAGCTTGGCGGATGCCGGAGGCGGCACGCGCACCTGCAGGACGCTCAGAGACTCGCCGGAGAAAAGCTCGAGGCGCTCCACCGGCCGGACATCCACCGGGAAAGGACGGCCGCGCAAGAAGGCCAAGGCCCCGCGCACGACCTCCGCGCTTCCCGACAGATAGAGCGCGGGCTGCCAGACGTCCAAAAAATCATGGGCGCGGCCCTCGACGTCGATGACCCAGACCCGCATGCCCTCGGACTCGGGGTAGGCGTCGAAGAGCCACCCCTCAAGTCTTCTCCTTCTGTTCATGGTCCAGGATCTGCCTCTGCAGGGCCACCAGCATGGCCATGAAGGCCGCTTCCATGGGCAGGGGCCGGCTGGCCATGGAGGCGGCCGCGGCCTGGCGGCGCGCGGCCCGCCACAGAGCGTCGAAGGCCTCCTGGTCCTCCTTGCGCAAAGCGCGGCGGAAGAGCTTCCACGCCGCTTCCTCCGACTGCAAGGTCATCACGATCGTCGGCAATGTGCGTCCCATGTTCCATCACCTCTTCTTTCTCTATCGCGCGCAGGCGCGGAGCCTGCCCGTCTTCTTCGAGCCAAGCCAGGCGCTTGGACTGCCGGACCAAGGCCTGCAGCACGTCCTGGCGGCCCTCGGGCCGCTTGCGCATGACCGCGAGCACCAGCCACACGGCCGGAAGCCGGCGCAGGCCTTCGAGCAGGCCGGCCAGCGCCTTGGGGACCTCCGCGTCGGGCAGGTCCTCATCGTAGAAAGGGCCCAAAGGGTCGCAGAGCACCACCGGCTCCCCCTTCCAGAGCGCCGGGAGCTTGGTCTTGACCATGGTCTGCAGTTGGAAGACGTTGAAGGGACGGGCCAGGCTGATCCTGGACAGGATGCGGCGAGGTTCGAGGCCCAGGGCCTGGGCCGTGCGGCTGAGGCCGTGCGCGTCGAAGCTGTTGCCCGCGTCTATCCAGAAGACGCGCGCTCCCTGCGCCAGGGCCGGGACCAGGCTGCGCAGGAACCATGAGGGCAGAAGGCGGCCGCCCAGAGCCGTGTAGATCCCGGCCTGCAAAGGCTGGGAAGAGAGCATGGGCTCCAGGGACTGCGGCAGAGCGGCTGGCACGGGAGCCTCCACGCCACGTCTATCTATTATTGTAGCGCCGGACCAGTCCTATGACGAGTCCGATGACCTGGAAGGCCCTGGTGATGGGCGGATAGCGGGGGTTGGCGGACTCGAGCTGATAGCCTCTGCCGGTCTTCCTGAGGCGCTTGACCACGCCTTCCTCCTCCACCAGCGCCACAACGACGTCGCCGTCCACGGCCGTGGGCTGACGGCGCACCTGGACGAGGTCCCCCTCCAGGATGCCGTCGCCCTCCATGGAGTCGCCCTTGACGCGCAGGAGGAAGTCCGTGCCGAGCGCGAAGTCCCGGAACCCGTAGTGGGCCTCGATGTGGTCCATGGCCAGCACGCCGGTCCCGGCGCTGACCCGGCCGAGGATGGGGATCTGCAGGCCGGGCACGGCTCCGGTGAGCGAAAAGCCCCGGGCCAGCCCCGCCTGCCTCTTGATGCAGCCTTTGGCCTCCAGGGCCTGGAGCTGGTCCTGGACCGTGCCCACGGACACGCCGAAACGGCGGCCGATCTCGCGCAGGGTCGGGTAGAATCCATGGTCCTGGAAGCAGTCGACGACGAAGTCCAGGATGCGCTTCTGTTTGGGGGTGGGCTCGTGGGTCATGGTCATGGCCATAGTATACACTACATTTGTAGTGTGTCAAGACCCACAAAAAAAACCATGAAAGGACGGGGCCGACGATACCTTAACGAACATGCAGTTATCCACAAACTTGCCCCGGGGCAAGTTGTCAGGTGAACACTCTGTACGTACAGAGTCTATGGATAAGTCCCCTGCCGAGGTGCCCTAATGAAACGGAAAGGCTATTCGCGCAGGGACACGGGCTGGGCCCGGGGATGGTCCTTCTCATGCCGGCGCATGGCCTCGCCCAGCCAGGCGATGGTCTGGCCGAGGTCCTGCATGTTGCGCGCGGCCTCGTCGTCCTTGGCCACGTCGCCTTTCTCCAGGCCGAAGCCGAGGTTCCAGTAGGTCGAGCCGG
This DNA window, taken from Elusimicrobiota bacterium, encodes the following:
- the lexA gene encoding transcriptional repressor LexA; protein product: MTMTHEPTPKQKRILDFVVDCFQDHGFYPTLREIGRRFGVSVGTVQDQLQALEAKGCIKRQAGLARGFSLTGAVPGLQIPILGRVSAGTGVLAMDHIEAHYGFRDFALGTDFLLRVKGDSMEGDGILEGDLVQVRRQPTAVDGDVVVALVEEEGVVKRLRKTGRGYQLESANPRYPPITRAFQVIGLVIGLVRRYNNR